The stretch of DNA caaacccatcaagtacactatagagaaaacaacctcaacattcaaaaccaaaacaaaaccaagaaaagaaataataaaaatgacaaaaagaaagagtagagttaaaaacaaaaaacaacaaagcaaaaaaaacaaaaaaacaaaaaaaacacaaaacaaaaaaagtaattccaGTAATTTCTGCCTTTAaggtatttttaaaataattttctatTGTGGAAAACTTTTTTCTGATGGtgtaaaaaaacgtttttttaacAACACAATCTTTTATTCTAACAGAAAACTCAGTGTCAGCAAAGTCTAACTTTTTCTGATGGTGTAAAAAGAATTTTAACAACACAATCTTTTATTCTAACAGAAAACTCAGTGTCAGCAAAGTCAAACTTTTTCTGATggtgtaaaaaaaactaaacttctaTTGTGGAAAACTTTTTTCTGATGGTGtaaaaaaacgtattttaacAACACAATCTTTTATTCTAACAGAAAACTCAGTGGCTGCAAAGTcagtaatgtgtgttttttttgtttgcttttttgttgttgttttttaactctactctttctttttgtcattattattattgttatttcttttcctggttttgtttttggttttgaatgttgaggttgttttctctatagtgtacttgatgggtttgtctgtaacgctcatctacttaaaagtttatagactgttgtaattacaaacagtggattgcatatatgaaaacagccttgataaaagggaaaaaataaagtataaacccccccccaaaaaacaaaacaaattttaACAACACAATCTTTTATTCTAACAGAAAACTCAGTGGCAGCAAAGTCAGGCGGCTGCTTCCCAGGCTCCTCCACTGTCATCCTCCAGGATGGCACCAAGAAGGCTGTTAAACACCTCCAACCTGGAGACAGGGTCCTGGCAGCAGATGACGAAGGAAACCCAGTTTACACCGACTTCATCATGTTCATAGACCAAGACTCGACGACCAGGAGGCTCTTCTATGTAATCGAAACCGACTCGGGCCAGAAAATCACCCTCACAGCCGCGCACCTCCTCTTCATCGTCCACAACACCACAGAAGAGGAGCGCATGTCGGCGGCGATCTTCGCCAGCGAAGTTCGATCTGGACAGAAGGTGTTCGTGTTCGACGCCGAGCGAAGTCGACTCGAGCCTGTGATGGTGAAACGGATTTACACGCAAATGCACGAAGGCTCGTTTGCACCGGTGACCGTGCAGGGCACCGTGGTGGTGGACCAGGTCCTTGCGTCCTGTTATGCAGTGATTGAAGACCACGACCTGGCACACTGGAGCCTGGCACCCATCAGGCTCACCCACTGGGTGTCATCGTTGCTTTTCACTTCCCAGCCTGCACAGAGTAACGACGGAGTGCACTGGTACTCCAAGATGCTTTATCAATTAGGAACATGGCTCTTGGACAGCCACTCGATGCATCCACTTGGGATGTCAGTATATTCGAGTTGAAAACCTCTACTACAGGAGCAGAAATGAGACTTTATACATGTAGGACACATGAACTATTCAGTagattaaaacataaaataataataattaaaaaaacaaacaaacaaacaagacaaaagGCCCCCCAGAGGAGTTGGGATATTTATTTCAGTGACTTTTTTCCATGTGTGTCCCCCCTTTCTTTCAAAGAATGAATGGAGCCTTAAAAAAGTTTCTCTTTGAATAATTTATTCTCATGTGAACTCGCTGCTGTTGTCACACAAATGGATTCTGaaaaaaacgtgtgtgtgtgtatgagcagGCAAAAATTGTGCATAATCTATTTTTGTATAtctcaaatgcaaaaaaaaaaaaaaaagaaagaaaaaaaatgaagaaaaaaaaatatggcaaagagaaaagaagaagaagaagtagaaaagGAGCTAACTTTGACAGGTTGTAATGTTCatatgtgcatatatatatgtgtgcaaCTGACTGTTATATTTTGGGGAGAACAAACTTCTTGGGGTTccataaattatatttttatacacaGAATTGTAAATTAGATTTTGACAGATCGCTACCGAATCACATTTCGTTATTTGAAATAGTGTAAGATATgagaatatattttaatttaaatacagTAGTTGGGAAAGTATTGGAAAAAATCTTGTACTGCTTGGTTTTATTAagaattttattattttggaaACTGTTCGTTTAAGTTGTCGGAGAGGGACAGATATTCTGCCTCATGTCTGCATTCtctgcttttttgttttatttgttgtgtttctatttttctgttttcttctgagagaaaaatattaaaTGCAGATTCTGACAATTCAGTAAACAGTTAAAAGTAGGTACTGAAACAGTTtcgttaaaataaattaataagtaaCTCCTGTAAATGTactaaaaaatgtatttttcttttcatattttgtaATAGGGAAATAGTTTTATAGAAATGACCTGCGGCAGATGCAAAGTTTGGATAGTCTATATAGCCAGACCATACCAGTTAACTTTCATAACAGGGCGATGCGTCAAAAAATGTCTAgagtttattatttatatgtttattacaAAATGAGATAAAGAAAATCTTCAAACTTGCAGTTGTTACATGTCTTTGTCTGAGTGAGCTTCACAGGAAAACACAAATTTAAGGTCTTAAATTAGTTGTTGAAACAGTTTTCACTTTGGTCCAATTGTGTTTTAACATAACATTCATTTTGTGTGGTTATAATTAACATATAACAACTGTTTTACATGCTTATTGAATGAGCTTATAGCCTACTAGGAGCAAACAATTTCACCCCGTTTGCCAGCTTTTTacaaaatggagaaaatattgCGCTTTGAACTACCTTTTGCATGCTTGCGAAATGTTGAGAGCCCATGTCAAATTTAACGAGGTTTGCCCTCCGCAAATAACTCCTAACTTGCagacaaaataaacacaagtgtgtgtttgttggcccCTAAATGTGCTTCTCTCGGTGTCTGCTGGTTGAGGTCAGATTGCTCCATCAGTGACTGACAGTCCAGAAAAGAAGAAACACGGTCATTGTCTAAAATCACAGCTCTTAGGAAAACATCTGTCAGTGTTAACAAATCTCTATAATCCTCCAGTATTTTCACAGGGACTTATAGTGTTCATGTAGCACTTAATAGTGAGGTTTTAATGatgcatttctatgatattagAAGGCTGCATGACTTTGATTAGAGCATCAGTTTCTCGTGTCATTAAGTTGTGCAAGTGCGACACCATGTGGTGAAACACTGGTACTGCTGATTGGCAATGCCTGGAAATGGGGCGAGATATTCTACAAATGGGAGATGCAAATACTTTTATATGAAAATTGGCTCATCTCACATGTAAAAAGGAGAAGTAATAAGTTCTATTTATGAGTTAACTACAACGAATACATTAATATGAGATGTATGGACTGACAGAACTAACTAAAGTGGCTTTCAATTTGGCTGTTTTTAAGAATTTAAAGgtcatattgataacatttttatgtagattaatatttaaaaataataatacattcacAGGGCTTTTAGAAAGGCACCCAATAAAAGTATAGCTTTTCCTGAAAacaattattatgattgtgaattgataatttttttaaatttggcgggtccaaaattatgttttgtttatctctgtggaagatatctgacctTTGGTTCCCACCTCTAACAAGGCTAGCGAGCTAATAGTAAAATTACATTGTAATCaggtggtatctctgggtcgtcagttagtgtgggaaTAGACAGATAAATGGccgagattgacggtaagtgactggcaatgacttgttgtgaggTAAATgcagtggagggggggggggggatgcgacatctagtggctgaatctTATcgatagagtgctccagggatgacgtatgtttgtaggccaaccaggaagttagcatcgccctggttccctcgacaaaaagcgaataggatttttgtttgtttttcaattatTGCAGAGAATattctgtggcaaacacacatttatgatacttagaCGTTTTGTTCatcaagataatcttcacaaatgaacacaacttttatgatttttgaagtgtgaatgctatcgccagaagtaaaaagttaacgttaggctataaacgaactacaccactgTTGCATGAGCGCAAGTATACACAAGAATGTAACGGCGGATGAggatgagtcggcgtgatgaggtatagtagtctcatttagccacttgttagcaaacaccttttaaagacatttaaaagacatttaaaagcttcaaaatccaCGAATGtggtatttattaatgtattttatgttgttgaACAAAGCGTTAAAATCTCTTacgcttgtgttaaccacagaccttatttcaggcatctaactaaaaatccATTAACAAGAAATTGACTTCccgacgagggaaccggaagtgctaaaatgctaactcatttacgGATTTTAAGACTCATTCATGTAGCACTCTACGGCACCTTTAAGTTTGATGTTGTGTAGTGAGAAGAAGTGCAAATGACTAatcaaaatatatgaaaatacaaattaataacgcaaatctattgtttttttcaatcacaaatcacaaaaatGACACCCAGACGTATCAAAGGTAAAAGGGGCCATTGAACCTGAGTTTCTGAACACTGTAGCAACACGAGGAGGAATTCCATTTCCTTCTCCCAGGTCGCCCacattgtgttttgttgttgataCTGTGAGGTGGAAACTTTGTGGAGGGACAAAGCGGGCCCATCTCTGCCGTCGCTGTGACCTTGGGTCCCTGACAGATACAAAAGCGTCCGTGCAGGGCAGCATTCCTCAGAGCAGGTAAACAGAGCCTCCTCTAATCCCTCTGGGGGCCCTCAGTCTGCTGGAGCTCAACAACGGCTTTTACAAATGTTGACATTTGCAAACACGAACAGTCTGGCATTCTGGAAAACAAATCTCCCCCGTTTCTAAGAAAGTTCTGCAAATGGCAACGCTCCGTTCTTCTTTACAGGCAACATTTGCTCCTCTGTGGCAGCGACCGGCAGAGCGATCAAAGACGTCTACGTGGTAAATTGGAGGgggaaatacattttacaagatccTAAACATGGCAACACACCTTTACTACTGCCTCCTCCCTTACTGTCAATAAACTGAATCAGAGAGCTGAACTTTTCAAGACAGACCAACTAGACTTTGCAAATACACTCATGATAGATGGACGGACAAATGGCTCGATATGTAATACAGTAGATGGACAGAAATGAAGAGGATAGATACATGATTATAAATGTTTTTACCAACATAAAGAGAGATAATCAGGGCTGGATGGAATAAAAATGTATGACAATTAAAACTTTGATTTGAATCAATTAGTATTATTTCAGAGTTCTCATGACCTTTCCCGGTTGATGCGATCTATGAAGACTTGTTGGGTGCACAAATCGTATTCAATTGCAGCACTGTTTTAACTCGCATCCAAACATCACAATCAAAATTTAATTATCTCTCAGATATACTGGTCTTCAatttagaaagaaaaagatTGAAGACG from Sebastes fasciatus isolate fSebFas1 chromosome 21, fSebFas1.pri, whole genome shotgun sequence encodes:
- the shha gene encoding sonic hedgehog protein; this encodes MLLLWTRIVLVGLICLSLVSSGMGCGPGRGYGRRRHPKKLTPLAYKQFIPNVAEKTLGASGRYEGKITRNSERFKELTPNYNTDIIFKDEENTGADRLMTQRCKDKLNSLAISVMNQWPGVKLRVTEGWDEDGHHFEESLHYEGRAVDITTSDRDKSKYGTLSRLAVEAGFDWVYYESKAHIHCSVKAENSVAAKSGGCFPGSSTVILQDGTKKAVKHLQPGDRVLAADDEGNPVYTDFIMFIDQDSTTRRLFYVIETDSGQKITLTAAHLLFIVHNTTEEERMSAAIFASEVRSGQKVFVFDAERSRLEPVMVKRIYTQMHEGSFAPVTVQGTVVVDQVLASCYAVIEDHDLAHWSLAPIRLTHWVSSLLFTSQPAQSNDGVHWYSKMLYQLGTWLLDSHSMHPLGMSVYSS